A single Crateriforma conspicua DNA region contains:
- a CDS encoding UvrB/UvrC motif-containing protein yields the protein MKRSMHIDDLLSKWAYDPSNLNVRLVKGKDGRDVIQMRLDMGILQLETAGRPDGSKVEGSDTYLDHLQLEHLEAPDRVLTDDECAEVDREFMQFYHRRLCWLRLQYYHRAVMDANHTLRLMDLSSVMSPDEEWTGSHEQYRPFVLFHRTQAEALGELEENSAEEAVQAINRGLETMRQFFIQHDAEEHFEEDELVVRLAELRESLRNEYEVGQTLSERLDAAIQQEEYELAARLRDELARRQSR from the coding sequence ATGAAACGTTCAATGCATATCGACGACCTGTTGTCCAAGTGGGCCTACGATCCGTCGAATCTGAACGTCCGATTGGTCAAAGGCAAGGACGGCCGTGATGTGATTCAGATGCGGCTGGACATGGGCATTCTTCAGCTGGAAACCGCCGGTCGTCCGGATGGTTCAAAGGTCGAAGGATCCGATACCTATTTGGATCATTTGCAACTGGAACACCTGGAAGCCCCGGACCGGGTGCTGACGGATGATGAATGCGCCGAAGTCGACCGTGAATTCATGCAGTTCTACCATCGGCGTTTGTGTTGGTTGCGGCTGCAGTATTACCACCGCGCGGTCATGGACGCGAATCACACCTTGCGGCTGATGGACCTGTCGTCGGTGATGAGCCCGGATGAAGAATGGACGGGATCGCACGAACAGTACCGGCCATTCGTTTTGTTCCACCGGACCCAGGCCGAAGCGTTGGGTGAATTGGAAGAAAACAGCGCCGAAGAAGCCGTCCAAGCGATCAATCGCGGCTTGGAAACGATGCGTCAGTTTTTTATTCAGCACGACGCCGAAGAACATTTCGAAGAAGACGAGCTGGTCGTCCGCTTGGCCGAACTACGCGAATCGTTGCGAAACGAGTACGAAGTCGGCCAAACGCTTAGCGAACGCTTGGATGCCGCGATTCAACAAGAAGAGTATGAATTGGCGGCCCGTCTGCGTGATGAGCTTGCACGACGCCAATCCCGCTGA
- a CDS encoding sensor histidine kinase translates to MPLMQRARLGSSTWLLLLRSAAVVGQLVTIFAVWVLADLDVAYLPLLGLVALTATTNVIYALWLTRKKPAATVEPSDELSRPEAIGMKGPVGRLANATDDPSSLLVDIDDDASKSAGWIAWALMLLDLVTLTAMLHLTGGTQNPFCFFYLVNLSVGGVMLRPYRAWTLTLVAVIGFALLLLFSTALPELLDTNIDAASNIHRLGQMIAFTACSAVITYFVTRTSGELRMRETQLLEAQATEAANRQLEGLTTLAAGAAHELATPLSTIDVIVRELFRHLDGIEKPASVEEDLQLIDGQLEHCRQILQRMRAASGDSTTGRWDETTVGELIDVALDGVRQPHRVDVIDAAPEIEDRPLWVPQEAVAQAIRNLIHNGLDASDRDKNVVLESRVDDGVLQLIVTDSGCGMSEDVLERIGNPFYTTKDPGRGIGLGIFLTRNVVKKLGGQLKMDSTPGVGTTARIILPIRPPAN, encoded by the coding sequence ATGCCGTTGATGCAACGTGCCCGTTTGGGTTCGTCCACTTGGTTGTTGTTGTTGCGTTCGGCGGCGGTGGTCGGCCAGTTGGTAACGATCTTCGCCGTCTGGGTCCTGGCCGACCTTGATGTGGCATACCTGCCGCTATTGGGCTTGGTCGCACTGACCGCCACGACGAACGTCATCTATGCGCTGTGGCTGACACGCAAGAAACCCGCCGCGACGGTTGAGCCATCGGATGAATTAAGTCGCCCCGAAGCCATCGGCATGAAGGGTCCGGTCGGCAGACTGGCGAATGCAACGGACGACCCGTCGTCTTTGCTTGTGGACATCGACGACGATGCCAGCAAGTCCGCGGGTTGGATCGCTTGGGCGTTGATGCTGCTGGACCTCGTGACGTTGACGGCCATGTTGCACCTGACCGGGGGCACGCAAAATCCGTTTTGTTTTTTCTACTTGGTCAACTTGTCGGTCGGCGGCGTGATGCTGCGGCCGTATCGCGCGTGGACGTTGACGCTGGTCGCCGTGATCGGCTTCGCGTTGCTGTTGTTGTTTTCCACCGCGCTGCCAGAACTGCTGGACACCAACATCGACGCGGCAAGCAACATTCATCGACTGGGCCAGATGATCGCCTTCACCGCGTGTTCAGCCGTCATCACGTACTTCGTTACCCGCACATCGGGCGAACTGCGGATGCGCGAAACGCAGTTGTTGGAAGCACAGGCCACCGAAGCAGCCAATCGACAACTGGAGGGTTTGACGACATTGGCCGCCGGTGCGGCACACGAACTGGCCACGCCGTTATCCACCATCGATGTCATCGTTCGTGAATTGTTCCGCCACTTGGATGGAATCGAAAAGCCCGCATCGGTGGAAGAAGACTTGCAGCTGATCGACGGCCAGTTGGAACACTGCCGTCAAATTTTGCAACGAATGCGTGCGGCATCGGGTGATTCAACGACAGGTCGCTGGGACGAAACGACCGTTGGCGAATTGATCGATGTTGCCCTTGACGGTGTCCGACAACCTCATCGCGTGGATGTGATCGACGCGGCACCAGAGATCGAAGACCGACCGCTGTGGGTGCCCCAGGAAGCGGTGGCCCAAGCAATCCGAAACCTGATTCACAATGGCCTGGACGCAAGTGACCGCGACAAAAATGTTGTTTTGGAATCCCGTGTCGACGATGGCGTGTTGCAACTGATCGTGACCGATTCCGGATGCGGCATGAGCGAAGACGTTTTGGAACGGATCGGCAATCCTTTCTACACCACCAAAGATCCGGGTCGCGGGATCGGACTGGGCATCTTTTTGACGCGAAACGTTGTGAAAAAGCTGGGTGGTCAACTGAAAATGGACTCGACGCCCGGTGTCGGAACGACGGCACGGATCATTTTACCCATCCGCCCACCAGCGAACTGA
- a CDS encoding response regulator transcription factor, producing the protein MNDRDSEPGPIYTTSDVQAESILLVDDTFVLRDRLAMAMQQRGFRVETAGNYDEAVEVFKQRPTDLAVLDLRMPGRNGLELLRKLLEFKEDTRIIILSGFGSIPASIDAIRSGAVNFLSKPADADDILAAFLRGDEQTVPDGAVAFPAPSLARNEWEHIHRVLADCDGNISEAARRLGIHRRSLQRKLRKRAPEDPSVPDAEDMLDADDAIAGEEAVE; encoded by the coding sequence ATGAACGATCGAGATTCAGAACCGGGCCCCATCTACACCACCAGCGACGTTCAAGCCGAAAGTATCTTGCTGGTCGATGACACGTTTGTGCTGCGGGACCGCTTGGCAATGGCGATGCAACAACGTGGTTTTCGAGTCGAAACGGCTGGGAACTACGACGAGGCCGTCGAAGTATTTAAGCAACGTCCCACTGACCTTGCGGTCTTGGACTTGCGAATGCCGGGCCGCAACGGTCTGGAATTGCTACGCAAGTTGCTGGAATTCAAGGAAGACACGCGGATCATCATCTTGTCCGGTTTCGGCAGCATTCCGGCATCGATCGACGCCATTCGCTCCGGTGCGGTGAATTTCCTTAGCAAGCCCGCGGACGCCGACGACATTCTTGCCGCATTCCTGCGTGGTGACGAACAAACGGTTCCCGACGGTGCCGTTGCGTTTCCTGCGCCCTCGCTTGCGCGAAACGAATGGGAACACATCCATCGGGTCTTGGCCGACTGCGATGGCAACATCAGCGAAGCGGCACGACGTCTGGGAATCCACCGCCGGTCGCTACAGCGAAAGTTGCGCAAGCGTGCACCGGAGGATCCCTCGGTCCCCGATGCAGAAGACATGTTGGACGCCGACGATGCAATCGCCGGCGAAGAAGCAGTGGAATAG
- a CDS encoding DUF2786 domain-containing protein, with protein MHDVQWIWDDGGRAASGFVGIAGDCVTRSIAIATGWSYGRVYRELFDANQSSPRDGVPIDLAEPYLKRAGWKRLLAHDVPWDELPQGVVIVDSQNRRTGKGRHWTTVIDHTAYDTWNPVDDEYQILAFWTPPPSDSHDATMPAVSRNRRRTQHARAHQDEFDKILNRIRALDNTASNDASTEGEKRNALRMMQNLMLRHNLSREDLTIRDDTDNLALTRMACPVNGRRACRWEKDLAHYLTEQVFPMVLWYVNTKGHRTLFWFYGPLDDVEHCIQLFRELLLTIATSARLRYGGHSRGSGASYCEGYVLGLPTAETDFKSNQTEANDRSLIQARVLSTQRLAEEWLNVECGIRLVTTRSSGRFDHDPDAARRGEVHGSQHDVRGENGRKRIGN; from the coding sequence ATGCATGACGTGCAGTGGATTTGGGACGACGGTGGCCGCGCGGCCAGCGGCTTCGTCGGAATCGCGGGCGACTGTGTCACGCGGTCGATCGCCATCGCGACCGGTTGGTCCTATGGCCGCGTCTATCGCGAACTGTTCGATGCCAACCAATCATCGCCGCGTGATGGCGTCCCGATCGATTTGGCGGAACCCTATCTGAAAAGGGCCGGTTGGAAACGCCTGCTTGCCCATGACGTCCCGTGGGATGAACTGCCGCAAGGCGTGGTCATTGTGGATTCTCAGAACCGCAGAACCGGCAAAGGAAGACACTGGACAACGGTGATCGACCACACCGCCTATGACACCTGGAATCCCGTCGACGACGAATACCAGATCCTTGCATTCTGGACGCCGCCACCGTCGGATTCACATGATGCGACGATGCCCGCGGTGTCGCGAAACCGGCGACGAACCCAACACGCCCGCGCCCACCAGGATGAGTTTGACAAAATCCTGAATCGCATCCGAGCGTTGGACAACACCGCCAGTAACGACGCCAGCACCGAGGGTGAAAAACGCAATGCATTGCGGATGATGCAGAACTTGATGCTGCGTCATAACCTTTCTCGCGAAGACCTGACCATCCGGGATGACACCGACAACTTGGCTTTGACCCGCATGGCGTGCCCGGTCAACGGCCGAAGAGCCTGTCGGTGGGAAAAGGACTTGGCACACTATTTGACCGAGCAGGTCTTTCCCATGGTCCTTTGGTACGTCAACACTAAGGGACACCGCACGCTGTTCTGGTTTTATGGTCCGCTGGATGACGTCGAACACTGCATCCAGTTGTTTCGTGAATTGCTGCTGACCATCGCGACATCGGCACGCCTTCGCTACGGCGGCCACAGTCGCGGCAGCGGTGCGTCGTATTGCGAGGGCTACGTGTTGGGCCTGCCGACCGCAGAGACCGATTTCAAATCCAATCAGACCGAGGCGAATGATCGGTCGCTGATCCAGGCCCGCGTTCTATCCACCCAGCGTTTGGCGGAAGAATGGCTAAACGTCGAATGCGGCATTCGGCTGGTCACGACACGCAGCAGCGGCCGATTCGACCACGACCCTGATGCGGCCCGTCGTGGTGAAGTGCATGGTTCCCAGCACGATGTTCGCGGCGAAAACGGACGGAAGCGGATCGGTAACTAA
- a CDS encoding alkaline phosphatase D family protein, with protein sequence MPSFQRRDVLKIFGAGTATAGATPSFAQQASNALDLRVTHQSGWNDCFDRVFLGGDYWANPMEDWRIVDGMAECQSSAGNRNIHLLTHQLTKADQPFAVSVNVRRVESGKSDAGVGIRIGIRSELNDYRSNLFARSGINVGIVGDQLQIGRKSVPVQSDLDAGNVTLHLSGVPDDHQVRLTLTATDTNDKVLAKVTSKVAADAVQGNVALVNNFKAQVKSGQGGRYRFGDWTVAGDAFTVTPENQFGPILWTMYSLSDSRGDDGFVLKLSALTGPLGKEDSDQIQLRVRRDGEAWESMGTATLDHDAWTATFRLPNWDQKRPADYEVVYQERQKSGSPVTHRWSGKIKQNPTGRPLRMAGLTCQNDYAFPYAPVCENLMRLDPDLLYFSGDQLYEGHGGYGLIREPAEPAILNYLRKFYQHGLAFRHAMKDCPTLCIPDDHDVFQGNIWGEGGKPMDIDAGGTSSNGGYREPARMVNVVHRTNASHHPDFYDPTPVLQDISVYYGDMVYGDVSFAVVADRQWKSGPQNVDTGSGRADHLADRSVDPKTLDKPGLILLGQRQEDFLRQWTKDWRGHAMKVLLTQTVFAGVATHHGGYDGYLVADLDCGGWPQTPRDRAIEIAREGMPLHVNGDQHLTTLVQYGVEKQRDSFWSFCTPAIAAGYPRWWRPDEMGMPHQNRPQHGRENTGEYVDGLGNKAYVYAVGNPEVGTKKNRYEKAHQKGSGFGMITIDTKAKTYTLESFRFMVDATDGNPDNQFPGWPVTIHQSENAGDNRLG encoded by the coding sequence ATGCCATCGTTTCAACGTCGTGATGTTCTGAAGATCTTCGGTGCCGGTACCGCCACGGCCGGCGCAACGCCCTCGTTCGCCCAGCAGGCATCCAACGCATTGGACCTGCGGGTCACCCACCAGTCCGGCTGGAATGATTGTTTTGATCGAGTGTTTCTGGGCGGGGACTATTGGGCCAACCCAATGGAAGATTGGCGAATCGTCGATGGCATGGCAGAATGTCAGTCATCGGCCGGCAATCGAAACATCCATTTACTGACCCATCAATTGACCAAGGCCGACCAGCCCTTTGCCGTGTCAGTGAATGTGCGACGGGTCGAGAGCGGAAAGAGCGATGCCGGCGTTGGGATTCGAATCGGAATCCGCAGCGAATTGAATGATTATCGAAGCAACCTGTTTGCGCGCAGCGGCATCAACGTTGGAATCGTCGGCGATCAATTGCAGATCGGCCGCAAGTCAGTCCCCGTCCAGTCCGATCTGGATGCCGGTAACGTCACGTTGCACCTGAGCGGAGTTCCCGATGACCATCAAGTGCGTTTGACTCTGACCGCAACCGATACCAATGACAAAGTGCTGGCAAAAGTAACGTCGAAGGTGGCTGCCGATGCTGTGCAAGGCAACGTGGCCCTTGTCAATAATTTCAAAGCTCAAGTGAAGTCGGGACAAGGCGGGAGGTATCGATTCGGCGATTGGACCGTCGCCGGCGACGCCTTCACAGTCACCCCCGAAAATCAGTTTGGTCCCATTCTGTGGACGATGTATTCGCTTAGTGATTCTCGCGGCGACGATGGTTTTGTGTTGAAGCTTTCCGCATTGACCGGACCGCTGGGCAAAGAAGATTCGGATCAAATTCAGTTGCGGGTCCGACGCGACGGCGAAGCCTGGGAATCGATGGGCACGGCCACCTTGGATCACGATGCGTGGACCGCAACCTTCCGGCTTCCCAATTGGGATCAGAAACGGCCGGCCGACTATGAGGTGGTGTATCAGGAAAGACAAAAGAGCGGATCGCCCGTGACGCATCGCTGGAGCGGCAAGATCAAGCAAAATCCAACAGGCCGACCTCTGCGGATGGCGGGCCTGACCTGCCAAAACGACTACGCGTTTCCTTATGCACCGGTCTGTGAAAACCTGATGAGGTTGGACCCGGATTTGCTGTATTTCTCTGGCGATCAGCTCTACGAAGGTCACGGTGGATACGGTTTGATTCGCGAACCTGCCGAGCCTGCCATCTTGAACTACTTGCGTAAGTTCTATCAGCACGGACTGGCATTTCGTCACGCGATGAAAGATTGCCCAACGTTGTGTATCCCGGACGATCACGACGTGTTCCAGGGCAATATCTGGGGGGAAGGTGGCAAACCAATGGACATCGATGCCGGTGGAACGTCGTCCAATGGTGGCTACCGCGAACCGGCTCGGATGGTCAACGTGGTTCATCGAACGAATGCGTCGCATCATCCCGATTTCTATGACCCCACACCCGTCTTGCAAGACATTAGTGTGTATTACGGGGACATGGTTTACGGCGACGTTAGTTTTGCGGTGGTGGCCGACCGGCAATGGAAAAGCGGTCCTCAGAATGTGGATACCGGCAGCGGACGCGCCGATCACTTGGCTGATCGCTCGGTGGATCCGAAAACCTTGGACAAGCCGGGCTTGATCTTGCTGGGACAGCGACAAGAGGACTTTTTGCGGCAGTGGACCAAGGACTGGCGTGGTCATGCGATGAAGGTGTTGCTGACCCAAACCGTGTTTGCCGGTGTGGCAACCCACCACGGTGGATACGACGGATATCTGGTCGCCGACTTGGACTGTGGTGGTTGGCCGCAAACGCCTCGTGACCGTGCAATTGAAATTGCACGCGAAGGCATGCCGTTGCACGTCAACGGTGACCAGCACCTGACGACGTTGGTTCAATACGGTGTCGAAAAGCAACGCGACAGTTTCTGGTCGTTCTGTACGCCGGCGATTGCGGCGGGCTATCCGCGTTGGTGGCGTCCGGATGAAATGGGAATGCCTCACCAAAATCGACCACAACACGGCCGGGAAAACACCGGTGAATACGTTGATGGTCTGGGCAATAAAGCTTATGTGTATGCCGTCGGGAATCCGGAAGTCGGCACGAAGAAGAATCGCTACGAAAAAGCGCATCAAAAGGGCAGCGGTTTCGGCATGATCACGATCGATACGAAGGCCAAAACCTATACCTTGGAATCGTTTCGGTTCATGGTCGATGCGACCGATGGGAATCCGGATAACCAGTTTCCTGGTTGGCCCGTGACCATCCATCAATCTGAAAATGCCGGGGACAACCGCCTGGGCTGA
- a CDS encoding arylsulfatase — MIRIDWLHAPSLLTAKECPAMAVIARSFFAVFVVSLFVVSQDDQCLAEAQDRPPNIVFIMADDLGYGELGCYGQQKIETPNLDALAKQGVRLTQHYCGAPVCAPSRCVLMTGRHLAKAEVRNNRDSGNGRIFPGQFPLTDEAVTIAEVLKTKGYINGAFGKWGLGPSRTSGSPIRQGFDRFYGYNGQRNAHSFYPAFLDSNEREVRINQYPIPGHDRKPEGSVDADDYRAENYAPDLILKEAIGFIKANKDKTFFAYLPFTEPHVAMQPPQSWIDHYPSQWDQPGEPFDGHGAYRGQNGYLPHPRPRAAYAAMISDLDEHVGQVLQTLDEFGLTDHTIVVFTSDNGSTHEGRDPNFHIGGAACKFFDSTGGLKGYKGSADEGGIRVPCLVRYPGVIPAGTVCDFPSYFPDWFATLSSLAGADGYQDQSIADLSDGTVLTDALRGKDAERQSPMIWEFTGYGGYVVVRDGKWKAIRRDVVRKNPEPWELYDLSSDPGETNDLATEFPERVQAMEQVFLDNRTIEPDFPNPLYDAQTAAKETSGAKGSN, encoded by the coding sequence ATGATTCGGATAGACTGGCTGCACGCCCCTTCCTTGTTGACCGCCAAAGAGTGTCCGGCCATGGCAGTGATCGCACGATCCTTTTTCGCAGTGTTTGTCGTCAGTCTGTTCGTCGTCAGTCAGGACGATCAGTGTTTGGCCGAAGCCCAAGATCGTCCTCCGAACATCGTGTTCATCATGGCGGATGATCTGGGATATGGCGAACTGGGCTGTTACGGACAGCAGAAGATCGAGACGCCCAACCTGGATGCGTTGGCGAAACAGGGCGTGCGTTTGACACAACATTACTGCGGGGCGCCGGTGTGTGCACCGTCGCGATGCGTGCTGATGACCGGCCGTCACTTGGCCAAAGCCGAAGTACGAAACAACCGGGATTCCGGCAACGGCCGCATCTTTCCGGGACAGTTCCCTTTGACAGACGAAGCCGTCACGATCGCCGAAGTTTTGAAAACCAAAGGATACATCAACGGAGCCTTTGGAAAGTGGGGTCTGGGACCGTCGCGAACCAGCGGTTCACCGATTCGCCAGGGCTTTGACCGCTTTTATGGTTACAACGGCCAACGAAACGCCCACAGTTTCTATCCCGCTTTCTTGGATTCGAACGAACGCGAAGTACGGATCAATCAGTATCCGATTCCCGGTCACGATCGCAAACCCGAAGGCAGCGTCGACGCGGATGACTATCGTGCCGAGAATTACGCCCCAGATTTAATCCTGAAGGAAGCGATCGGTTTCATCAAAGCGAACAAAGACAAGACGTTCTTTGCGTATCTACCGTTTACCGAGCCACATGTTGCGATGCAGCCCCCACAAAGCTGGATCGATCATTATCCATCGCAGTGGGACCAACCGGGCGAACCCTTTGACGGCCATGGTGCTTATCGCGGCCAAAACGGATACCTGCCTCATCCACGTCCTCGAGCAGCATACGCGGCGATGATCAGCGATTTGGATGAACACGTCGGTCAGGTGTTGCAAACGTTGGACGAATTCGGACTAACGGATCATACGATCGTTGTTTTCACTTCGGACAATGGCTCAACGCACGAAGGCCGCGATCCCAACTTTCACATCGGGGGAGCCGCCTGCAAGTTCTTTGATTCGACCGGTGGACTGAAGGGGTACAAGGGCAGTGCGGATGAAGGTGGTATTCGGGTGCCCTGCTTGGTCCGTTATCCCGGTGTGATCCCTGCCGGAACCGTCTGTGACTTTCCTTCCTATTTCCCTGACTGGTTTGCAACGTTGTCATCCTTGGCGGGCGCCGACGGTTATCAGGATCAAAGCATCGCGGATCTTTCCGACGGGACGGTTCTGACCGACGCGTTGCGTGGCAAAGATGCTGAGCGACAAAGCCCGATGATCTGGGAATTCACCGGCTACGGTGGTTACGTCGTTGTCCGCGACGGCAAGTGGAAAGCGATCCGAAGGGATGTCGTCCGCAAGAATCCTGAACCTTGGGAACTGTACGACTTGTCCAGCGATCCGGGGGAAACGAACGATTTGGCCACCGAGTTTCCCGAACGAGTCCAAGCGATGGAGCAAGTGTTCTTGGACAACCGCACGATCGAACCGGACTTTCCCAACCCTTTATATGACGCACAAACGGCGGCCAAAGAAACCTCCGGTGCAAAGGGAAGCAACTAG